In the Zingiber officinale cultivar Zhangliang chromosome 5A, Zo_v1.1, whole genome shotgun sequence genome, GCGGGACAGAGTAGCCAAGTGAGCACATCAACCTAATGTCCAACCAGGCAGAAAACCGAGCGGATCGAGCAAGCGACTGAGCGAGTGACCGGCCGAGCAGATCGTGCGAGTGACCAGCTAAGCAAATCGGGCAAGTGAGCGGACGGACAGGCTTGCAGCCAAGCAGACAAAGAGGTCGAGCGAGCGAACGATCGAGCTAATGAGCGGTCGAGCGAGCATGCGGCCGGACGGGCGTGCAGCCGACCGGACGAAGAGGCCGAGCGAGTGGCCAGACAAGTGATCGGTCAAGTGAGCGTGCGGTCGGACGAACTTGCGGCCTAGCGGACAAAGAGGCCGAGCGAGCAAATGACCGAGCGAACGTGCGGTCGGACAGGCGTGCAGCCGACCAGACGAAGAGGCCGAGAGAATGAGCGGTCGAGCGAGGGTGTAGCCGGATGAAGAAGCTGAGGCCTGTGATGGAGACAGTTTCGTTGAAACAGATTTACCTCACTTTCAGCTATGCTTTGAGGTTTTTCCACTAAGTTGGTCATGGAAAACTGAGATGTACCCGATTGCTATCACGAATACTCCCTCAAACAAGAGATGCTCGACAAAGGAGGGGGTACTTCTAAGTCTTAAATTTAATGCATTCGTGCGCACATTCACATGTAAGAGAAAACATCTCCTCATACATTTATTCACATCATTAATatatatgaatcaatataaatcaatcagtatattttaaaacttttaacatGAGACTCATTCACAATCAAATTTTTTTCACTTGTACATCTCTTCTATTCAAATATATTCAACATAACTATCATCAGATGATAACACGTGGCCACAATTTTGGGCCACAAAACAATATCAACTTCTGATTGCCACCAGATAATTCTTTTTTTTATGCAAAGTCGACGATTCCTGATCCCAAACTACTTcacatagattttttttatttggtttaaattaaaaataaaagaattgaaaagaaaagaaaaaaaaacatgtacgaataaaaaaaattaatctgaTTGCGACACAGAGCGCATCCGAGGACGGGAAAAACACTTAATTAATAGATCCACAAACCTTCTTTGCTACAATTGCGACAAATTACAGAAAGGCTAAGTAGAACACGATGGACATGGCTTACCAAAATTCAATGAGTTGAAAGATGACTCCCAAGCCCTTGAAAAAAAATAGCAGAGGTGTGGGTTCTTGACTAAcacttggatcgatcgatcgagacTCTCAGACCAATTGCCGATCAACGCGCTTCCGAATGCGAAAAGGGGTTCCTGAAGTGATCGGTCTTTGGAGTCGCCGGAGCAGCTGCATCATCATCGCCTCCGGCGATCTTCCCACACGTCGGGCAGATTGAGAGACCGGCCGCCGGGAATTGCGTGGGCTTCAGAGCTTTCATCTCCTGCAACTCCTTCTGCAGCATCTGGTTCTCTTTGCTCAGCACCTCGTAACACCTCTTCAGGAATTCACAGTCCATCTCCGTCTGCTTTAGCTTTTTCCTACACGTCGCAATTAACAGAGTTGAGCATTGATGTGTAGGCAGAGACACATACGCTACATTTTTAGCACCGACCTGGCTCTCCTGTTCTGGAACCATACTTCCACTTGCCGCGGCTGGAGATTCAATTGCTTAGCCAACGCTTGTTTCTGCTTCTGATCCattagaagaaagaagaaagaagaaaaacagAGGAATTACGAGGGAGAATTAAGAAGGAtcagttaattaattagttataagGATCCAATATGTACTTACTGGAGTGAGATTACTTTGGCACCTGAACCTGATCTCCAACATGGCGGATTGCTCTCTGGTAAGTCTAATTTTCTTCCTCGCATCGCTGTCTTCCTCCTCGTCGCATATGACAGGCCGCCTTCCGCCTTCCAAGCTCTTCGGAGAAGCGCGAGGTTGCAGTCGACGGTGGCAGTGCGCTGAAGGCCTTGAAGGCGTAGCTAGTGCAAGAGAAAGCTGAGTTTCACAGGCGTCCTCCATCAAACTCTCTTGcttgtgtgtgtgagagagagagagaaaaggaaagagaagggGGAAAGAAATGGTGTCTATATACGATCGAGACTGACGGCAGAACAGAAGAAACACGAACTGAGTGGGGTTAGAATGAAAGGAATTGTGACGTAGCAAGCGGTGGATTTAATTAatataaccaaaaaaaaaaccaTATTCGACGGTGGGGCTGTGGACTGGTTGGCTTCTCACTGTTCctgacataaataaataaataaattgaggCAGGGACCGTTTCAGTTAATTATCCTcagatattatttatttatttatttatttgttgttgGGTTGCAATTTGTGTTGCTAATCATTGATCACTCTAATCACGAAACGACGCAATGGGAGTGTCACGATTACGTACAAGGCGCGCTGCTTGAATCCTCGTCATAATTTTTAACTTGTGATTCGGAATCGGGGTCATTCCGTGCTTACGCGTCTATAATTGAGAGATCTACCCTCGTTATCTGAGAATATGTAATCGCCCAGTTATGAGTTGAAAAATACCATTTAAGATATCTTTAGAGATAAGGTCGTCTCAAGATTCCTTGAGATACtaggtaaaaaaattttaaaaataatttttttaaatatattttaaattttctttaacatttttcatttagatttgagatcgaaaataataatttaaaaaaattatttttaaaattagttattaaaaagaattaaatattattttttaaaaaaactaatttttgatataaaatttagttttctacgggtattttgataataattttattttttattaataaaattattaaattatttaatctttttagttagaatgtcaaatagactttattaattttaattttaaaaaatttatttttacaaatacattttactttgtattttatgataaaaaatctctaattcatattattatctagaaataaaaagaaagagcgaGAAAGAAATATTATCGGCAAAGGAAGAGAAGGACGTTCTCTGCGAGTATCATTGGTGAGGAAAGAGAAACATGTAAAATCGCAAAAAAGAAAATGGCACAATGCACTAGTGAGAGAACTATTaggatttttaagaaatattgagaagaaaattaaagaatTCATTAGGTTTTATAATAATAGTATTACTAATTGTAAAATAAAATGGGAATcggaataataataaaaaaagaaaaaaatatgtcaatttaaaaatgaattatatttaaggcagaataaaatctcatataaaattATGGTAGACAATTAACAACGAAGAAATAAAGATAAGTACAAGGTATAAATAGGAAGTGGAATCAATAATGAATTAATTTACAAGGTGTCATTAATGAATTAGTAagatatttataattaattaatattaatgatgctaatttaattttttcaatatctttaattaattaatcaatgggcCCCAATAAAATTGGGGCCCTAGGTATAGGCCTTAATAgcctatgccttgagccgggCCTGTTTAGAggattcaaatattttttttatttttaataatttttatttgcatAATATTTTGGATATATGTGAAGAAAACGTCAACAACTGAGTAAGGGAGAAATCTCCGGCTTAGGCACTTTCATGTTTAAGTTAAATAAGTGTCTGAGATGAAAAATAATTCAATGAACAATAGACTATAAATGTGTAAGGTTACATAGTGTAGCATAATGAACCTGAGTTTTTAGAAGTAGATCCTTTATATAGTGTCAATTTTTTTCCTATGCATGAATATAgatgtatttttaaaaaaagaccTACTATTTATGATATTCTTATATTATGACACCTTTTTTAAAATAGACTTATCATAAAACTTTCATCGTAAAGATGCACAAGGAATATTTCCTTGATTCTTTTACAACTGTAACACAAAACATCAAAAAGGAATATTAGATTGTTGGGTTAATGAACCATTAATATGATTTAACGGTAGATCGATCGAGTCGTCTCTATCGCCCTATTGGACCTTGTTGCATATAGGGCCGAGTCAACTAAATGATGATGACCCTCTCAAGGACCCAATAAGTCTGAAATAGCCTGACCACTCGGCTAAGGCATGTGCCCATGTTAGTCCCCAATGACCCAAAAAACTCGGCTCTAGATGACACAAAAATAACTCAAAGTTTTATCAACCTTGAGACTCGGGATCCGATCGGATCAAGAATCTGATTGATAGAATCACTTGACTAaaattaggggtgtaaatgaaccaagccgctcgtgagctattcgaaactcgattcgataaaagttcgtttgagctcgtttaatgagactcgttaagataaacaaaccaagctcaatcttcacaatattcgactcgttagctcgtgaacatgttcgttaagctcatgaatcaacttttaaataaaaataataataattttgatattttatttatagattttatactctaaTTATGATaaacatagataaatatattgaatttatttattagaataaaattataaattttaataaaatattataattttttaaaaaatatataatttagtttgtaatgaatatttaaatttataatttatatttattaagctcgtttatgctcgataaaagttcgaataagctcgtgagccatgaatatattcattaaataaagctcgagttcggctcgattataaacaaatcaaactcaaacatccaaaaaTTCAACTCAGCTCGACTCGGCTCGAATCGATTACACCCCTAACTAAAACAAATGATCATACCACCCTTGAGTATTGATCCCTCTTTAACATTTTGACCATCATATcagtcaattttttttaactttgtcTTCGATTTTGGAGCATGATCTTATTCATCGTATTATTgaataatgttttttaaaaaaaattagagggCAGTAAACTTCTCTTCGTATtcgtaaaataattattattatattcggCGTCATCTGCTCGCCATGAAAGCAAAATGCACGTTGGCTGTTGGGGCTTCCCACAAGTTTTGTTTGCGTGCATGGGCGTCGCACCAGGCAGCGTATGGGCCTCGCTACACAGCTTGGCACCTTGGCTTCGCTGTTTATTGTATTCCCCTCCCGTGTCCCCATCGACGGCGGAAATGGTAACTGAATTGAATGGCAATTATTAATTCTCTTGGAAAACTCATGGCCCAGGATTTAATGCCCTCTCTACTTTCCTGTTCGTGGGAGATGAACCAAATGTGTGCATTAAATCGTGGAAAACATGTGGCATCAGGTTTCAGAATGGAGGAGTGCTACTGTGGATGACTTGTGGATAGGACTAGATCAATGGAAGCTCTTTCGCCATCAATTCAGTGACAGGGGGTCTTAAACCATGACCTGGAGATTGTGAAGTCTGTGGATAGCTTTGAAGTTGTTAATTTCAATTGAGTGTTTCAGTATCTTATCTTTAGTAGCTTCTTTGCATGACACTCCTTAGGCTTTTTAACACTGAGATTGTCAATTCTAATTCCTGATCATGATAATTAGGAGGCCGGGGATGTACTTCCAGAGTGtctaatcatcatcatcatcttaaaGGCTATCAATCTTGTTACCTTCTGTTcacctttttgattatggcatgTTTTGCAATGGTCCTGCATTAATTCGTTGGAATCTAGTGCTCTTATTATAAGGACAAATATGATAAGGACATCCGAAATCAAGAATCTAAGTAAATTTCAATTTTCTATATTTTACTCTCCTTTTTGCTTTCAGAATCTTTCTTAAACATGTTATCAtctagatagatttaattttggtTGTTAGGTTCCCACTCAATTTCGCTCTCTTATAATTACAAACAAATCTTCAACATCATTCTCTCCACTGCCATATCATTGGGCTTTATTAATGTTAAGCATTGAACTTATTCACAGATATTTGTTCATTTGCAATCCTAACTGTCAATATTTAGACATGATAATGATGAACACATCTATTGAAGTAAAATGCATCCATCATTTATTACTTTGGTGGTCCACCAAACATTGAGTTTGTTTTATCCACTTGGATGGATCGAAAAAtgatgaattattattattattattataaataatgAAAGACTGTGGAATTTTGAAAAGACATATTTATCTTTTAGATTTTATAAAggcatgtttttattttattttctattgatCATTATAGTAttacatttaaaaaataatattgttaTGTACTAGATTTCAAAGAACAGCATATACTGTATTTCAACGTTATTGtagtattaattttcaaaaataaatatcacTATAATGTTAGTTTTTAAAACTCAGTATCATAGTaatattgattttaaaatttataccaTATTAAAatgatattgatttttaaaatatagtaCGCCAAGGTGCTATTCTTTGAAATAATGCAATACTAGTGGTAttgttatttaaaatttaataccaTAATAAATCGTTTATGAATTGTTCAATGTTTTAAAGGTTTGAAATGATGACCTGTATAGATCAATAGCTAATCACTGTTTTTTAACAACTTCACTATCCATCTCTCCCACCTATCCCATCCATTGTACTGCATGTTTTTTCGATCCTTCTCTCCGAATCCGGAAAAGACAAAACTTAAAAGGGTTTTTTCATAGTTTGATGACTACACATAAGCATAACTATCATGTTTGACAACTAGGTTTTGTACCTATAACCTACCATCTACTACTAGCCATTATAGCACTAAGTTGATACGTTGAGGAAATAACTACAAACAAGTTTGAAACAACCTCAAGCAATATATACGATGAAGTCATTTCACATGCTCCAAACCTACTCTCTTTCTTCAAAGATATCAATTGCCACCTTccattattataaatttaataagttatattataaaataaataaaattgactctaatataaataaaagaatagtCTTACTTTGTAAATTTAATAAtgataaaattgatttaaattgaatcacaatttaaaaaatattgtaaatatgtATGGAAGAGGTTTTTTTAATGCATGTGCCCCTAGAGAATGCAAATCCAAAGTTCGGATTATACTAAactcaaaaattttatttttttatacgcTTAAACAAGTATACTAAAATGAAACAAATGAAAGAATGGATGAAATGGAATAAATTTGATTCTAACATAAATGAAGAATAGTCTCTCCGTAATTAGAAGATAAtatttcttttatatgttgtctaTGTGATTGAAAAAATATTGTTAAAAGTACTGTTATTAAAAATATGTTCAAAGACAATACTTAAAAAATATTATcgtttttttacaaagacaacgcttttgtaATGTGATCGTTGTGAGTGACCCCAAAGGTAATGTGTAGTCGATCAAGATAGAGGTAGTCAAATTCTAAAGTTGACCGGTCATACGGGGTTTATATCCCCACTCTCTTAAGTAGAGTTTCAAGCATAAACCTTGGAGGTCATAGAGTCGGTCGGACTTACGAGGCTCAGCTCCCACTCTTCCAATGTAAGATTCTCAGCATAAATCCAAGAGACCCtatagtcgaccggacatacgaGGCTTAGCTTCTCTCTCTCCTGTACAA is a window encoding:
- the LOC121982627 gene encoding homeobox-leucine zipper protein HOX19-like — protein: MEDACETQLSLALATPSRPSAHCHRRLQPRASPKSLEGGRRPVICDEEEDSDARKKIRLTREQSAMLEIRFRCQSNLTPKQKQALAKQLNLQPRQVEVWFQNRRARKKLKQTEMDCEFLKRCYEVLSKENQMLQKELQEMKALKPTQFPAAGLSICPTCGKIAGGDDDAAAPATPKTDHFRNPFSHSEAR